In Cryptomeria japonica chromosome 5, Sugi_1.0, whole genome shotgun sequence, the genomic window accaAAATTTttgtttatctccagtcatatgatgtgagcatccaatatcaattacccattcatccttgtcttcaacttttgctgccagggccttttcttcattcatgatagccaactccagttcatcttcctttaaagcatagaacacccattcctttccattgcaggattcactagcaaagtcttctgttgtttcatccctagagtcatcacttactcctttctCATTCGCTATGTAGGattatttacttttcttgaatctatatctgttctggttagggttaaatgatttcttaactctttcgtcaaaccttgcattcctttcaggacatctagatgcataatgaccaatcttattgcatgcaaaacatttaaaaggtgctttaccttcatacttacttccttccagtcctttaggtattcttctagtaaataaggcttcaagttgctcaaattattcatcttcttcccTCATATCttttaattcttttgcatataagaatttccaatcactctttccggtagatgatgatgatgcatgaaaagcaggtttagactttacaACTTGGGAAGatcaaaattcttcaagctcaaaagaaaataatttcccaatcagaatgtctctgttaattgaagaattcaccattgttctcaactccttaattacagttgccttcatcttgtaagctagtagaagggctctcaagactttggaaactatttcatcttcactcataaatcctccacaaaattgaattcccataacaatctcatttactctttccataaacacaacaattctttcattatcttccatcttcaagttttcatatcttacccggtaaccatcaagtttagcaattttgacagtaggatcaccttcattcagagtttgcaatttatcccacataacctttgacgatgatttatcagtcaatcccatgattttttgatcaatAGGTGCacgcaagagggcttctctagctctgcaatcattttcaatatttttatccaagtctgcaggagcaggattgccagataccatatcataaggtgtgtaacctgtcttagtgatctcccaaatatcctttccaagacatctaagatgagtctccattcaaattttccatatcccatagtttgtttcatcaagcttagggatttgtcttctaaaaatagttgtcagtggatttgaagtgttagctaccataggatctacctcaagcggttaagcttctacaaaagaggaccaaagatttgataccaattattaggataaccggtgaacaactgagaggggggggggagtgaataagttgttaacaaattataccATTTAACCTACTTAATAatctttaaccagattaagtaccggtaaagcaaaaacatatactggtaagcaataaaacttagcaatgaaacatataatcaacacaatgcaaccataccacataataccatgatttgtacgtggaaaaaccagAAAAGGGAAAagctacggtgggaagcctacccacagtcagatgatacttctgcagaaagtatgtgatacaatgaggggcttgcacatgtaggaaggcccactgcctagagtgtactttgcattacaaaagagtctcactgactatagagaggttataaccacctcaagataaatggacaacaatataGAATAATGAACTTCCAGAGATAGTGTCtatcatgcctgattatagtctcggttatgctcaataccagaggcctttaacctcttccttagtcccaatccgatcacctatgatcaaccaaaactccttcgcatatgatattgcatttcaagaccacgacagatcttcccatgatctacaatgagatcttacatcattttataccaaccctgaggcctaaaccaattaggctgagcacctaaaagatattataagaagatcattacataaatccatattacataGATATGCCATGTTGggttaagaccaaaacaacaataataaccaatctatagaacatcttgaaacatcccgataacgtgtagagtacacgttaacatgataccagtccataacctagataggtaccagacctattatgggtccaccacaccaaagagatGTCTCCACCTGGTTGAAGCATGATCAGAGAACagcttcaacatcctgaaatccatgtagaagccacaccaacaccacttatgcatcttgtcaagattcctcagtgaaagctttgtcagttaaaccttaaaccaataccgataagggtttacaagagtgtatgatagcatccaattaccaagtcaataccaactaaccaaaacatgctacaagaacatgtaacacataagaTCAAACAtgctccattgatccaaacatgtcggaagtgtccaatagatagtctgttctgccggtaacactagatcttctactggtaaccaaaacctatatgtcagtaaccaaccataatagctagtgttgacatcagtgaaaaacatcaacgcaacacataatcaattgatCCATAATTCCAACACTTCAGACTTTCATACCAAGACTAACTGCTCatggggaaagatacaaatgaggactTGCAGACCTGAAGCTAATTgcactcagggcaagatacaaaattacaaattaaaaaaaaaaaaaactgtataCATAgaagcatcttcatatgttgattaCAATTATCATTAAAGTTCAAACACTGCTCTTATTGCAATATCTTGATCACCAAACCTTTAGAATGAGAACAATTACATCCACTATCACTTCTGCATAGCAATCACTTCGACATGCTTACATATCACACACATTCAATACCAATAGACTTGCTCATATTTTTTACATCCTCATGTATGTATATCTATTCTTTTAAACAAattatcatatatatatcaaatttgAACAAAAGTATTCTCATCAAGATGGCCAAAAGATAGATTGTAACGTGTACATAATTTTCTGATCCAAGATACTCAACTGCATCAAAAatataaaacatgaaacataaacgTATCCTAAAACAACATCCAATGTGCAACATCAGAAATAATTCTCACTAAATTACTAAACCAAACATATATCATATCCAATTCTGATATTATGACCTAAAGCTTGCACGATCAATTATAATTTTGCAAATGAGAAAGAGTCCACACTAAAATGATAATACCTAGACCAACTAGAACATTCTCACAACAAACTCCATCAAGGCTGATATCATTTCAATGCAACTTACTTGTACCCcaaaacacaaaaccaaacatATCGACCTCTGGTCCAAAACCATATCAACCCATACTCCAATATCCTATCAACATTGTATCCAATACAGTAGATGTATAGACCAAAACATATCTAGACAACATTGTTTGAGACCAATGACAATAAAACACATGCCTATAACAATGTATTAGGTCTCTAGATAAATAGGTAATCAAGGCATGTGCCAAGCTCATAAAATGAATGTGAAGAAACCAAAATGAACCATGCCATTGCAATACTTAACCACTAAAATGAATTCTAAACTCACTAATCAATAAGATATCATTCTCTGTATACTCATAGTTAGCAAGCAAGAATGGTTAAACATGTAACAATGAATTAGATATGCACCATCATAATAATCATGTAATACACAAATATGCTAGAAAGGAAACAATAATGCCTACATGTGTTGCTAATGCAATATCATCAATATGTATTCCATTGTGATGGAAGGAATCTCTATGTGAAGAGCTTTCATGAATATGCATAGCTCATTAATAGGAGATGTAGAACAAGAGCCATTATGAAGTATGTAATGCATGAAAGAACATAACATACCAAAAGAACACTTCTTCATGGGCAGAAAACTATCATGACATGGAAAATAAATATCATCATAAGGTACAATAATGAAGCATGAGTAGTTAGGGGGTGGATAACCTAATCACATTAAAGTATAATCTATAGGTGCACCATCAACAAATGATAGAGTATATGAGCtttcatcaaaaaaatatatattgccaCTTTTATCATGAGATGGAAGAATGCTTAAAAGTAAAAGTCACATTACTATCACTATCTATAGACATTGAAACCTTACATATGCTCATATCCATACCACCACTTCCATATTGACACCTAAAAACGTAATCACTCATCCAATCATTTAAAAATGCATCCTATCTTTATTAATACAATTtatgaaatattattttttatataattaattcaaacaaataatttttttcacaaatattaatatattaaataaatctaTTACCCAAAAATAATTCACCAAAACTCATGATTTACTTCATATGATTAATTACTTTATCAATTTGATTAACAATTTGATCAAATAAATCAACATGATTAACTCATTaaacaaaactattaaacaatacaACTAAATGAGATAACTAGTAATTTACCTCTATGAAAATGGATACTAGATACCATTTCATTACTAATGGCTAAACTCATAATCCTAAATTAAATCCTATCCTATCATTTGTCTCATTAAAAATCTATACATTGAGATCAAATGCATcatttcatcatatcaatttcatctCAATGaaaaacaaacattctaacattTGAAAAACGTATTCATTTGTCGTGAAGAGATATTATATTCCAATTCAAAACAATATATTGAATTCATTATGTTTATACAATTCATCTTTTAGCTCTATCAGTTTAAAATTTGCTATTGATGAATGAAAATATGCAATACACAAGGTATTTCGAACCACTGCTAACATAGAGAATGAAGAGTGCCTAAGTGGTTGGATCAAAATATTAACCTCTGTTTACAGGAGACCATTTCTTAAATTGTATATAGTGCTCAAGTAATCGTGTTTTCACTCATTTTGGATTATCTTGTTTTAAACATTCTTGTTTTCCGTTTGGTCCATTTCCTATAAttgatttaagaaaaataaatgatATAACAAATGGATCATTTGCACTGAAACGACAGGCAACAACCAATATTTACCAAATGAAAAGCTACATATCATGAACACCTCACATTTGTTTAGGTGCTCTTGTCCGCGGAGGATTTGCACGCCCATGAGAAAACATCTTTTCAAAGACAGACAAATGTTTTTTTAATTCCAAAATACTAATTGACCACCACAACCAGGCGCCAGACTGGTTGAAAATCTAAGGAACATACCGTGCGTTTGCTGTCTTTTTCCACTCGTGCTTTGCATTTATAGAAGAAATTGATTGATATGTTTGCAATTGACCCTACACTTTAGCTAGGCAGCACACGGATCTGCTACCTTGATTTTATGTCAAAATGACTAAGATGTCACTCTTAAAAGCACCATGTATAAAATCTATATAGACATTGAGTATTTTTGTATTATTTCACGGATTCATCCTAGTCCTCTAATCATGATACTATTATTATTATAATCATATTTTTCTTTACGTTTGTTGGATAGTCTAATCACCTGGCTTTCACCTTTACTAGGTGGGTTCTCAGTTTTGGCTTCTCTATATATAGACATGATGTTCTCTTAGCCATCAaatcattttcttgcaatttttctCATTCTTATCTGGTTTTCTAGCCTTAGTTTGTAACTCGAATTATCTTGCTCTGTTTAACCATTCTGCAATGGCAAAGAGAAATGGAAATCCCCAAGTCCTGATTGTGAGATACATAATAAGATGCCTCTTCAGGTTTGCCAATGCTCACAAGGCAGTTGGGCATGTTCTTACTTCAAAGAAAACAAGGTATTTCAGCTTTAGGGACAAGCTCATGGGCAAATCATGCGGTGCCCTCCCCACCGATGTTCCAAAAGGTCATTGTGCAGTGTATGTTGGTAGTGAACTATCTAGGAATATAATCCCCACCAAGTATTTGAATAATTCTCTGTTTAGGGAATTGCTAGAGAGGGCGGAGGAAGAGTATGGGTTTGACCATAAGATGGGACTCATTATTCCCTGTGAGGAAGTTGCTTTCAAGTATCTGACATCCATGTTAGAGAAAAAGGACATGAGATTCAGAAATATGAATCTGAATGAGTTCATTGATTTCTACTCCTCCAGGGAGTGAGATACTGGCATTACAGAGTGTAAGCCTCTTCCGATTTTGGTGCCATATCTGAGGACTCTTGCTTCCGCCCATTTTGCTAAGAATTGGCTGAGAAGAAAACAGACTCTCGATAAGGGACCAAAGCCATGAAAAACATAGTTTTTTTGTGTCGATGCCCAATTGAGGCCACCTTTCTGGCATTGTACGCATCTGTACATTTTTATAAACGATATTAAAATCAATAGATTGTTCTCTTTTTAGTGTCTATGAAGATGCAATtacatttgtcaaataaatttttCCTGTCCTCTTACAAATGACCCTCTAATTATGAGATCTTGTTTCCAATATATCTGTGTCGTATTCGTTTCGTCCATTAAAGATGTTGGTTGAGCACTGTGGTTTCTTCTATTTGCCAAATTTACTATTTAGTCATATTGTTTCTTGTTAATGTTTCTGAGACCATGTTGATAACTCTCGGCATATGATAAACTGCTGTCTTGTATATGCATTGAAAATGTAGAAGCTAGTTGTTTTAGGCAACTCTTTTCACTGGTGTATCTCTCACAATTGAACATGTGCTAGTTGGTGATCCTAGTTGTTAATTGCAACTCTTTCTAAATGAAATTTTAGTGCAGCACACATTGCAAGGGCTTCGAGAGTCACAGGAAGAAGTCGGAACAATGAGCATGGCAACGTTGTGAacgacttcttttgtaattgagattTGAAGAAAATAACACTTTGGGTTTTGCCTAGGCATGAGATCCAacaattttttgttgttttgtcatcattttattggtgGGTCGCACCATTGTCACCAAAACATTAAAAGTTGTGGTTGTATCATTGAAAGCACAAAAATACTGGCAAGTTTGTAATACCCACCAAATCCAAGCTATTTTCTTCGCTTGGTGAAACGAACAGACGATCCAAATTAAATAGCAATAGATAATTAAAGAGCACATAGATAATTATCTCATACAATTGTCTTAAAAAAACCATCTAAGAGAAAAAATACTATCTAATAAAAGtttctaaaattttaaaatctAATTTAGAATTTATTCCTAAAATACTATGATTATATGTTTGGCAtatcttattttattttcaatttcacacTTGACATTATTATCCAACATACTCTCCATTCCATTGATGCTAAGTAGACTCGCAATATTATTTTAAGCTTCAAAAACTGAAATTTTTCAACTAATTTAGTAAGATCTATGGAAGTTGTTCTCGAGTTTTAATAAACTTTAACTTTACTTCCATCTCTTGTCTAACTAAATATTAGAGAGTTTTTGGTTTGGGTTGGTGGCTGGTGGCTGTCCTTCAGATCTTGGAATCTACAGATCAATTGGTATCTGAGTTGGCTCCTTCTTTTGTTGCTTTTTTCTTGGATCATTCTGTGGTCTTTTCTGTCGATTGGATTTATTAGCATCCTCTCTTTCTCATCATTTGGGTTCTgttatgcttgatcacaatgtttattttgatagggtCTCTGATTATGGTTTCCTTTCTGCTATATGGTATCATTCTAAcgagtggtttggagaattgtgtttcatagacaggggtggttcagatTGGTGTTTTTTTGGCAGTAATGGCTATGTATCCTCCTAAGATCAATCTTTAATCTTCCTCCTATATGCTTCCGCTGCTGGCTTCCTTTctatctaatgcggcttatgtaattgggatgggtttttttgATGTAGTATGCTAATGGGCATtttgtattgggtagaataggcttgtgttttacttaagcaatactgaagggttttcttactggtttcttTCCCTT contains:
- the LOC131032787 gene encoding auxin-induced protein 15A-like, translated to MAKRNGNPQVLIVRYIIRCLFRFANAHKAVGHVLTSKKTRYFSFRDKLMGKSCGALPTDVPKGHCAVYVGSELSRNIIPTKYLNNSLFRELLERAEEEYGFDHKMGLIIPCEEVAFKYLTSMLEKKDMRFRNMNLNEFIDFYSSRE